In Terriglobia bacterium, the following proteins share a genomic window:
- a CDS encoding Fic family protein: MYWPAFEFDYRLDLARLMPHIAAIESYRQAAVTRVLPPQWREQPVRPDSNSSENLKAAHLAQARAWVTERFTPASAPLSLDDLLTMHRIAADPTNPECTPGTLRTLPVQVGRREVGGLHLGAPAESLPRLMEQYIQFITSEKSLKLHPVMHALVAHFFLVTIHPFDDANGRVSRLLTAGLLSQRGYNVHGGFYAFSAYFYQNDIEYHTLLHRCWLLSPPFDLTQFVAFGMQGFVMELRSIDSFVKMKLNRIVDRETLIAAAHRKRSRRFGQMTHRSAVFL, from the coding sequence ATGTATTGGCCTGCATTTGAATTCGATTACCGCCTTGATCTTGCTCGGCTCATGCCGCACATCGCGGCCATTGAGTCCTACCGGCAGGCTGCCGTTACGCGTGTGCTTCCGCCGCAATGGCGGGAACAGCCGGTCCGGCCTGATTCAAATTCATCAGAGAACCTGAAGGCCGCCCACCTGGCCCAGGCGCGCGCCTGGGTGACCGAGCGTTTTACCCCGGCGAGCGCTCCGCTTTCCCTGGACGATCTGCTGACCATGCACCGCATCGCCGCCGACCCAACCAACCCGGAGTGCACGCCCGGAACTTTGCGGACCCTGCCCGTTCAGGTGGGACGGCGCGAGGTGGGCGGTCTGCACCTGGGAGCGCCTGCGGAGAGCCTGCCAAGGTTGATGGAACAATACATCCAGTTCATCACCAGCGAAAAATCGCTGAAACTACATCCTGTCATGCACGCCCTTGTGGCCCACTTCTTCCTGGTGACCATCCACCCGTTTGATGATGCGAATGGGAGAGTCTCCCGCCTGCTCACCGCGGGACTTCTCTCCCAGCGCGGCTACAACGTGCACGGCGGGTTTTACGCCTTCTCCGCATACTTCTACCAGAATGACATCGAGTACCACACGCTTCTTCACCGCTGCTGGCTGCTATCCCCTCCGTTTGATCTGACCCAGTTCGTCGCTTTTGGCATGCAAGGATTTGTGATGGAGTTAAGGAGCATTGACAGTTTTGTGAAGATGAAACTGAACCGAATCGTCGACCGCGAGACGCTGATAGCGGCAGCACACCGGAAACGCTCTAGGAGATTCGGTCAGATGACTCATCGCTCGGCAGTTTTTCTTTGA